The Lactuca sativa cultivar Salinas chromosome 2, Lsat_Salinas_v11, whole genome shotgun sequence genome includes a window with the following:
- the LOC111882088 gene encoding chalcone synthase 2, which yields MVNIEEFHKAQRAEGPATILAIATATPPNCVLQSTYPDSYFSVTKSEHMTELKEKFRRMCDKSMVKTRYMYFTDEMLQEKPNICAHMAPSLDERQDISIVEIPKLGAEAATHAIKEWGQPKSKITHVVFCSINGVDMPGADYQLIKLLRLNPSVKRVMLYHQGCFAGGTVLRLAKDLAENNKGARVLVVCSEIVAGTYRGPGEAHLDGLVAMALFGDGAAAVIVGADPIPDVEKPLYEIVSGFQTILPQSEAAIEGHLREVGIIIQLLKDVPGLIAKHIEKSLVEAFQPLGIEDWNSLFWIAHPGGPAILNQLEDKLSLKPEKLRASRQVLSKYGNMSSACVLFILDEMRRSSATDGAKTTGEGLEWGVLFGFGPGLTVDTVVLHSVSI from the exons ATGGTTAACATTGAGGAGTTCCACAAGGCCCAAAGAGCCGAAGGTCCAGCAACAATTCTAGCTATCGCAACCGCAACCCCACCTAACTGTGTTCTTCAAAGCACATATCCAGATTCCTATTTTAGTGTTACAAAAAGCGAGCACATGACAGAACTCAAGGAAAAATTTAGACGCATGT GTGATAAATCCATGGTCAAAACACGATACATGTACTTCACAGATGAGATGTTACAGGAGAAACCTAACATTTGTGCCCACATGGCACCATCATTAGACGAAAGACAAGATATTTCAATCGTGGAAATACCAAAGCTTGGTGCAGAAGCTGCAACTCACGCCATCAAAGAATGGGGCCAACCGAAGTCAAAGATCACCCACGTCGTGTTTTGCTCAATAAACGGTGTTGACATGCCTGGAGCTGATTACCAGCTCATAAAGCTCCTTCGCCTTAATCCTTCGGTAAAACGTGTGATGTTGTATCATCAAGGGTGTTTTGCTGGAGGCACTGTCCTTCGTTTAGCCAAGGACTTAGCTGAGAACAATAAGGGTGCTCGTGTATTGGTTGTTTGCTCTGAGATAGTTGCAGGAACTTACCGAGGACCTGGTGAAGCGCATCTTGATGGCCTCGTAGCCATGGCTTTGTTTGGTGATGGCGCAGCTGCGGTCATTGTAGGTGCTGACCCTATTCCTGATGTTGAAAAGCCACTTTATGAAATCGTTTCTGGATTCCAAACGATTCTCCCGCAAAGTGAGGCTGCAATTGAAGGGCACCTTCGTGAGGTTGGGATTATAATTCAACTACTTAAAGACGTTCCTGGACTTATAGCAAAACACATTGAAAAAAGCTTGGTTGAGGCCTTTCAACCCTTGGGAATTGAAGATTGGAACTCACTTTTCTGGATTGCACATCCAGGTGGCCCTGCGATCTTGAACCAACTGGAGGATAAACTAAGCCTTAAGCCTGAGAAACTAAGGGCCTCACGACAGGTTCTCAGTAAATATGGAAATATGTCAAGTGCTTGTGTCTTGTTTATACTAGATGAAATGCGACGCTCTTCGGCTACAGATGGGGCTAAAACCACGGGAGAGGGTCTGGAGTGGGGTGTGTTGTTTGGGTTTGGACCCGGTCTCACCGTTGATACCGTGGTCCTCCATAGTGTGTCTATTTGA